ACCGGCCGGCTGGGCCCGATCACCACCGCGGTGCTGCCGTACCTGAACGACCTGGCCGCGTTCGTCACGAACTCGCGGTCGATCACGAGCCTGCGCGACGGAACCGGTGGGGCGTACCGCGCCATCGCCCAGCTCTCGCCGGAGAGCGTCACGGGCCTGCTGCCGCTGCTGCCCGCCCTGCAAGCCGCCGCCGCGCGATAGGGAGTGACTGTCCGATGAGGATTCCCAGCGGGCTGGTCCCGCACATCCGGACCCTGGTGCTGGCCGTGTTCATCGCCGCCTGCGCCGGGCTGTTCGGCTACCTGTGGCTCAACTCCGGTGGCCGGCTGCCCGGGATCTCCCGGGCGGGCTACACCGCCGAGGTGCAGTTGCGCACCGCGTCGAACCTGGTCTACGACTCGGACATCACCATCGCCGGCGTCAAGGTCGGCAAGGTCGAGGCGCTGCGCACCGAAGGCGACGTCGCGCACGTCACGATGCGGCTCGACCGGAACGCGCCGCTGCACGAGGGGGCGACCGTCCAGGTCCGGAACAAGACCCTGATCGAGGAGACCTACCTCGAGATCACCGACGGCCACGGCCCGGCGCTGCCCAGCGGCACCGCGCTGCCACCGTCGGCGGGCAAGGAGGCCGTCGAACTCGACGACGTGCTCACGAGCCTCGACCGGCCGACGAAGGAGTCGCTGGGCACCCTGGTCCGCTCGCTCGGCGCCGGGACGAAAGACACCAAGCAAGGAGTTTCCGAGGCCCTGCAAGGACTCGGTGACCTCGGCCGGGAGGGACACGGCGCGCTGGCGGCCCTCGCGGCCCAGTCCGGAGACCTGCAGCAGCTGACCGGTAACACGGCGAAGCTGCTCGCGGCGCTCGACACCCGGCAGGGGCAGCTCGCCGACCTGGTGACCGACGCCGACAAGCTCACCCAGGCGACCGCGGGCAGTGACACCGAGCTCCGGGAGGTCCTGAGGCAGCTGCCCGGCCTGATGGACACCGCCAAGAACGCCAGCGGCGGGCTGAGCCGCCTTTCGCCCGCGCTGGGCCCGGTCGCCGGCGGCCTGAACGCGGCCGCCCCCGACCTCGACGCGGCGCTGCGGGAACTGCCGGCCACGTCGGCCGACCTGCGTGGCCTGCTGCCGTCGCTGAGCGGCGTGCTCGACGCGGCGCCCGGCACACTGCAGCGGGTGCCCGCGGTGTCCGCGGACGCGTCGAAGTTCCTGCCGACGCTGAACGTGGCCCTGGGCGACGTGAACCCCATGCTGTCCTACCTGGTCCCCTACGGCCGCGACGTCGCCGCGTTCTTCACCAACATCGGGCAGGTGACGGCGCGGGGTGACGCCAACGGCAACGCGATCCGGCTGTTCATGGTCTTCAACGAGCAGAGCGTGAAGGGCTTGCCGCTCAACGTCGACGTGGGTCCGCTGAAGAAGAACAACCCCTATCCCGCGCCTGGGCAGTCGGCGAACCCGGGACCGTTCACCGGGTCCTACCCGCGGGTCGAGCAGGACCCGCCGAAGTGAGGGGCGTCAAGCTGCGGCGGCCGTCCCGCAGGGTGCTGGCGATGACGGCGGCCCTCGTCGTCCTCGCCGGGTTCGTCGGCACCGGCCTGGCCAGGACCCGCATCGAGACCGGCGTCAGCTCGTTCCTGCCGGGCGACGATCCTGCGGTGGCGCGGTTCGACGAGCTGAGCCGGTCGTTCGGTGGTGACCCCGTCGTCGTGCTGCTCGAATCGGCGCGCCCCGGGCTGCTGCTCGACCAGCCGCACCTGCCGTCGCTGGTCAAGCTGGAGGGTGAATTCGCGAGGCTGCCCGACGTCGCCGCCGTTTACGGGCCCGGGACCGTCCTGAACCAGGCCGCCGGCCGGGCCCAGGACCTGATGGCCGAGCTCTCCGGCCGCCGGGACCGTCTGCGCGCGCAGGCGCAGGCCGAGGCCAAGCAGCGTGGGGCGTCCGACAAGGCGGCCGGCCAGGCCGCCGACAGCGCGGTGGCCGCGTTCGACCAGCGGTACGGCAAGCTGCTCGTCCAGGCCCTGCCGGCGGGCCTGCCGACGCTGAAGAACCAGGCGTTCGTCACCTCGGTCGTCTTCGGCGCGGACGGAAGTCCCCGGCCGCAGTGGCACTTCGTCGTGCCGTCGGCGAACGCGGTCGCGATCCTGGTCCGCCCGCGGCAGAACCTCGACCAGTCCGCCACCGAGCGGCTCGTCCGGGGCGTGCGGGGCGCGGTCGACGCGGCCGCCGTCGACGGGGCGAAGGTGACCGTGTCCGGCGTCCCCGCGATCGCGGGTGCCCTCGCCGACGAGGTCCGCGCGGAACTTCCCCTGCTCGGCGGCGCCGCGTTGGTCGCGGTGGCCCTTTGTTTCCTGCTGGTGCCGTGGCACCGCCGTCGGCACCGGCTGCTGCCGCTGGCCGGTTCGCTGGTGGCCACGGCGGTGACGGTCGCCCTGTTCGGCTGGCTCGGCCGTCCGCTGTCGCTCGGGGTGGTGGCTTTCCTGCCGGTGCTGCTCGGCGTCGGCAGCGACTTCCCGACCTACCTGGCGCGCCGGGCGGACCGGCGGGTCGTGTTCGCGGTCGCCGCCGCCACCGCGGCCGCGTTCGGCGCGCTGGCCTTCGCGCCGTTGCCGTTCGTGCGGGACCTCGGGATCGCACTCGGGATCGGGGTGCTGGTCGCCTTCGCCGTCGGCCTGCTGTTCCGGCCGGCCGTGGCGGAGCCCGCACCCGTGAAGGCTTACCGCCGACGCACGGCGAGCCTGCCCGCGCGGCTGGGAGCAGGACTGGCGGTGGCGGCGCTGGCGGCCGGCGGCTGGGCGACCCTGCCGGGGCTTTCCCTGCAGAGCGACGTCGAAAGCTTCGCGCACGGACTGCCCGCGTTCGACGACGCGAAGCACGTCGAGCAGGTCATCGGCTCCTCCGGCGAGGTCGACGCCGTCCTGCACGGCCCGGACGTCACTTCGCCGCAGGCACTGGCGTGGTTGCGCCAAGCCCAGGACGTGATCATCGCCCGGCACGGTGACCGGCTCCGTCCCGTCGTTTCGCTCCCGACGCTGCTGAACTTCCTCGGCTCCGTGCCCACGAAGGACGAGATCACCGCGGCCGTGCGCCTGTTGCCGCCCTACCTGACCGGGGCGGTGCTGCGCGCCGACGGACAGGAGTCCGTGCTCTCCTTCGGGGTCCGGCTCGACGACGTCGAGGGTTTGGTCGGCCTGCGTGACGACCTGCTGAACCAGCTCCCCCCGGCGCCGCCGGGGTACCACGCCGAGCTGACCGGGCTGCCGATCGTCGCGGCGCGCGGGTACGAGCTGGTCTCCGGCAACCGGTTCTGGACGAACGGGGTCGGCATCGCCGTGGCCGGGCTCGTGCTCGCCGTCGTGCTCGCGCGGCGGAAGGACGCGGTCCGAGCGGTCGCCACCGCCCTGGTGGCGACCGGGACGGGCCTGCTCGCCATCTGGCTGACCGGGATCTCGCTGACGCCGATCACCATGGCGCTCGGGTCCCTCATCGCCGCCGTCGGCTGCGAGTTCGCGGTGCTGCTGGCGGAAGCCGACCGCGGTCGCGATCACGCGTTGCGCAGATCCGTGCTGCTGGTCGGCGCGGTTTCGACCGTCGGCTACCTCGCACTGGCGCTTTCGCGGCTCGACGCCATCCGGCAGTTCGGCCTGCTGCTCGCCGCGGCCGTCGTGCTGTCGATGGCCGCCGCCCGGCTCGTCGTCTGGCTGGCGCCCGGCCGGCCCCGCTCCGCTCCGGAAACCAGCCCGGCCACCGACGCACTCGTGGGAGTCCCTTCATGAAGATCACCGCATGGCCCGGCAAGGTCCGGCTGCCGAGCAGCCGCCGTGGCCGGATCACGACCTTGCTCGTCCTCGTCGTGCTGCTCGGCGGAACCGGCCTCGCCTGGTGGTCGGCGCGCGCCGACGACCTGCCCGACGACGCGGTCTTCGCCTACGGCGGCCAGATCGAGACCGTCACCCAGCTGCAGGAGCGGATCCAGACCTTGAAGGCGCTCTACGGCGTGCAGCCACCGGACCAGCAGGACACCGCCAAGTCCGACGCGTTCCGCCGGGACACCGCGAAAGCGGTCGCCGTCGGGATGGTGCTCGACCACGCGGCGCACGACCGCGGCATCGTCATCGCCGACAAGGCGGCACGCGACGTGCTGACCCGGTTCATCTCCCAGCAGATCGGCGAAGGGCCGGACGCCCGGAGCAAGTTCGTCCAAGCGCTCGGCACCACCGGCACGTCCGAGGACGCGGTGCTGGACGAGATCAAGCGCCAGCTCGCGGTCTCGCAGCTGTTCGACTCGGTCACCGCGGGAAGCTCGGTCGGCGACGGCGACGGCGAGGTCGCGGACGCGTTCGCGAAGCGGAAGGCGCAGCTGGACACGCCGGAACGGCGGCAGCTCACCAACATCGTGGTGAAGACCGAGGAGGAGGCCGACCGGGTGCGCACCGACCTCGAGGCCGGGACGCCGTTCGAAACCGTGGTGGCCCAGCGGAGCCTGGACGGCGCGACGCGGGACAAGGGCGGCGACCTCGGCCAGGTGACGGCGGCGCAGCTCGAAGACGGCTACGCCAAGGCAGCGTTCGCGGCACCCACCGGCGGGCTGTTCGGTCCCGTGCAGACCGCGCACGGCTGGAACGTCGGCCGGGTCCGCCAGGTCCTGCCGCCGCAACCGGCGGTCTTCGACCAGGTCAAGGACCAGCTCAAGCAGCAGCTGACCCTGGAGAAGGCGCTCGCGACGTGGCGCGGGTGGCTCGGGACGCGGCTCGCGGAGGCGAACGTCCGGTACGCCGACGCCTACCGCCCGGCCGACCCGGCCGCGCCGCCGCAGGAGGCGCCGGGGTGGTCACCGGCTCCGGGCCAGGTGCCGGGACAGCCGGTGCCGAGTCCGGTACCCGGGCAGCCGGTGCCGAGTGAGGTGCCCGGGTCGCCGGTACCGGGCCAGGTGCCCGGGCAGCCCCGGCCGTCGCGGTGATCGCGGACTGTGCGGCGCTCGCGGTGGCGGGCGCCGCACTGCTGGCGATCGGACGGTGGGGCTGCCGCGCGGCGGCCGGGCGGGTCAGCCCGGCCCTGCCGGAACCCGAGCGCCTGCGGCGGATCGGGAAGCTGCGGGGGAGTGGACACGCGCTCCAGGTCGTGGGCGTCGTGTTCGCGCTCGCCGCGGTGTGGAGCCTCTGGTGAGGGTCAGGCGGACTCGGGGGTCGCCCGGCCCTGCTGGGTCCGCAGGAACAGCGAGACCGCTTCGGCCCGGTTCGCGGCGCCGAGCTTGCGCAGGATCTGCTTGACGTGGGACTTGGCCGTGTCCTCCGAAATCGTCAGCCGGGTGGCGATCGCGGCGTTGGTCCGGCCGTCGCCCATGAGCCGGAGCACCTCCAGCTGCCGCGGGGTCAGCGCCGACTCCACGAAGGACCGGACGGGCACGGGTCCAGGCGGAGGCACCACCGGATCGCCGACGACCGGGGCCGCCGGGTGGCCGGTGTCCAGGATCCGGTCCATGGCGTCGGCGAGGGTCATCGTGAACCGGCCGACCTCGGTCCGCAGCGAGTGCAGGCGCTCGACCAGCACGGTCCGCCGGAACGCGATGCCGAGTCCCTGGGCGAAGGCGCCGAACACCTCGCGGTCGAACTCGTCGACCTGCCGCCCCTGGACGTACCGGTCCGCGTGCACCAGCCCGAGCACGCCGTCGTCGCCGACCACGGGAGCGACCACATAGGACTCCAGCCGGGCGGCCTCGACCAGGCAGGGGAGCCCCCGCGCTTCGCGCTGCGCGTCCGTGACGAGCAAGGCGCGCCGCCGGCGGACGGCCTCGGTTTCGACGACGGTGCGGTCCAGGACCGGGGACTCGGCGCGGCCGATCCGCAGGATCTCCGCCGCCCAGGCGGGGTCACCCAGCACGGTGCACGACTGGGGCACCCACACCGACTCCCGGATCTCCGAAAACAGCGCGCGGTCGAAACCGAGCCGGCACACCGCTTCCGGCACGCACTCGGCGAGCCGGGCCACCGAGCGCGCGTCCTGCAGCCGGGTCAGCGCCTCCTGGACCTGGGTGTGGACGCGCACCCGGAGGTCGAGCCGGGCCTGGCGCAGCCGTTCGCGGACGTCGGAGACCTCGATGAACAGGTCGAGGACGGCGCCGGCGCGGCCGGCCGCGGCGAGTTCGCCGACCCGCTCGGCGAGCTCGGCCAGAGCCGCTTCCGCGGCCGGGAAGTCGTCGGGCACGTCCGGGTCCGGGTCGCCGCCGAGCACGGACCGGGCCCGGGTGGTGACCGCCCGGACCTCGCGCAGGACGACATGGGGAACGGGGTGCCCGCGGCCGTTCCGGGGCGGAGTCAACGTTGACTTCATGGTTTCCTCTCAAGCCGGGCGGAACGCGGGGCGCCGGACCCGCTCGTCGGAGGGGGTCCGGCGCTGCGCCCGGAGGATCAGGCGTCGGCGGAAACGGCGGTGGTGACGGCGAAACCCGCCACCCACTCGGGCACCGGCTCGTAGAACCGGTAGTTCATCACGTACTTCCCGCGGGCCGCCATCGCGGCGTACGCGGCGATCCAGGTCCGCACCTCGTGCGAGGAGTGGCCGGCCTGCTCGGCGAACCACTCGGTGCTCCAGGCGTCGACGAGCCGGAGTTCGCCCGCCGAAACCACATCGAGGAACTGCTGGTCCCAGTCGGGGTTGATCGGCTGCATCGACGACGTGCCCGCGGCCAGGTCGAGGCCGGACGCGATCACCCGGGCCTGGCGCCGGGCGCGCTCTTCGGGCGTCGGGTTGCGGCCGTCGATCAGCCGGGCGGCGACCTCCGCCGTGGCGGTTTCCAGCTGGGGCACCGGCGGGTCGTGGGAGAGCCCGCCGGAACCGAGGAACAGCACGCGCTGCTCGTCGAGGTGCGCGCTCGCGTGGCCGATCGCCGTGCCGAGCTGCCGGACGCGGCCGACGGGACAGAGCGGCGCGGCGACCGAGTTGATGAAGACGGGGACGACGGGAACGCGGTCCAGCCCGCCGAAGAGGAGCTGCAGGGGCTGGGAGAACCCGTGGTCGACGTACATCCGTTCGGACAGCGCGACGTCGATCCCGGCCGCCAGCACGTCCTTGGCCAGTGTCCGCGCCGATTTCGCGACCGAGAGCTCGCCGGCCGGGGTGTCGTAGTCCCCGAGCGCGGTGGCCCGCGTGCCGATGCAGAACGGCGGCATCATGTCGTAGAAGAAACCGTTGTAGTGGTCAGGCGCGAAGAGCACCACGAGGTCGGGGTCGAATCCGGCGATGAACCGCCGCGCGTGGTCGAAAGCCTTCTCGACCCGCTCTTCAACGGCTTTCGCCGGCTGGTTGAAACCGATCAATGGCGAATGGGACAGGGCGCACACGGCAACGGGCATCGACCCACCACCCTTTCTTCGTGGTCGTTCTTCCGGTAGAAAACATGCTAGAATCTTAGCATACCAGTCCTCGGTTTCGATGACGCGACGGAAAGGGACCTGGCATGACAGTGCCGATCGGGAATCGCAGCAAAGGCAGCCACCGGGCAGCACGCGGGAGGAGCGGGAAACGTCCCCGGGCCGGCACGACCGCCTACACCGCGGTCGTGCTGACGAGTGCGGTCGTCGTCGGAAGCGGGGTACTGCTGGTCGAACCCGTGGCCGACGGGCAGGCCTTTCCCGCCGCCGCGACGACCAGGTCGCCGGCGCCGGGGAGTCCGGTGTGGCCACCCGTGCCGGGAGCCGGGCTCCCGGCGACGCTGCCGGGCGTGCCGGTGCTGCCGCCGCTCGCGGCTCCGGTCGACCACCGGCTCGGTGCCGCCACCGGATCCGTTGCGGGCGCGGGCATTCCGGCCACGGTGCTCGACGCCTACCGCCGGGCCGAGGCCTCGCTCGGTCACACGAGCCCGGGGTGTCACCTGACCTGGGCATTGCTCGCGGGCATCGGCAAGATCGAGTCGAACCACGCCCGCCACGGCGACGTGGACGCGCGGGGAACGATGGTCCGGCCGGTCTACGGTCCCGCGTTGGACGGTTCGCCGGGCTTCGCCAGGATGGTCGACGCGCGGAGCGGGCAATTCGCACGTGCCGCCGGGCCGATGCAGTTCATCCCGTCGACCTGGCAGAAATGGGGCACGGACGGATCCGGTGACGGCCAGGCGGACGTGCAGAACGTCTACGATTCCGCGGAGTCGGCCGGCCGGTATCTCTGCGCCGCCGATCGCGATCTGAACACCGGGACCGGACTGCGGAGTGCCATTCTCGGTTACAACAACTCCGAGGATTACCTGAACAAGGTAATGGCGTGGATGCGAACCTATTCCGCGGGTTCGTTCGCCGTGCCGGACGAACCCGGGTACCCCGGCGAAGATCCGACCTACGACGAAAGTGTGGCGTCCGGTCCGGCCCGTCCGGCGGCGCCGCGCCCGCCGGTCACGGGGGGCGCACCGGTCGTGCCCGCACCGGGTCCCACGCCGGCCGCCCCACCCGCGCGGCCGGTGCCGGCACCGACACCGGCACCCGCACCAGCGCCTGCCCCGGTCGCCGGGCTGCCGATCAGCGTGCCCGCACCATTGGACGGCGTCGTCGCGACCGCCGGGCAGGCGGTGGGCGGGCTTCTCGGCTCGCTCGGCACACCCTGAACTCCCAGAGCGACTGATGGCGCCGCCCCGGCTGGCTGGGGCGGCGCCATCAGTTTCCCGCTGGCCCGGCCGTGCCACACACAAGCACGGTGCCGGGCGGGTCTCAGGAGTTCCGGTCACGGACTTCGCCGACGAGCCGGCGCCAGCGCCGCCCGTTCTCGCGCGCGCCCTCGGCGTAGGGGCCGGGAACGAGGTGGTACGGCGGGCGTGCGGGCCCGGCGGCGACATAACCGGCCTCGTCGAAGCGGAGCTTCTCGAGGGTGATGTTGTACTTGGAGAACTCGGGGAAGTTCGTCCTGGCGAGGAACGGTTCGTACGTCCACTCGATGCGCCGGGTGAGGTGCCGCGCCGTGCCGACGTCCCCGGCCCGGATCGCGTCACGCAGGGCGAGCACGGGCTCCGGGCCGCACAGGGCGCTGCTGCTCCAGCAGCCGAGCGCTGTTTCCGGGTGCAGCGTGTGCGCCGCGAGCCAGTCGCTTTCCAGCGGCAGCAACCGGAGCCGGCTGCCGACCGCCGCCATGTCCGCGCCGAACTTCGGCGTGATCGCGATGTACTTCGCGCCGATGATCTGGGGGACCTCGGACAGTGCGGCGTACGCGGCCGACGGGATCGGGCCCTTGAACGCCTCGGGGTTGTCGTAGAGGACGATCGCCATGTCCGGGAACAGGCCGGCGACGCCGCGGTAGAACGCGAGCAGCGTGTCGGCGCCGAGCTCGCTCCACATCGGACGGCCGAGGATGACGCCGCGCACGCCGAGGTCCCGCAGGAAGCGGATCCGGTCGACCGTGTCCCGCGTGTTGGGGGCGGTCGCGCCGACGAACAACGGGAGGTCCGGGGCCGTGTCCGAAACCGCGTCGGCGACGCACGCGGAGAAGTCCTGCCATTCGGCCAGCGTGAGAGTCGCCATCTCGCCGAGCGTCCCGTTGGTGATGATCCCGTCCACGCCGTCGGCGACGAGCGCGCGGATCATCCGATCGGATTCGCCGAGGTCCACGGTGTCCCGTGCGGTGAGCGCGGCCGCGCCGGGCAGTGCCGGGGTGGGCGTGACGGCGATGACGCCGCGCAGGTCGTCGACACCGAACTTCTGCACCGCGGGTCTCCTCGTGTTCACGGGAAATGGGCGGTCCGCCCGGCAGGTCAAGTGGGGGGCTGCCCTGCCTGCCGGGCGAACCGGCTTTCGGGGGACTTCAGGAAGCGTGGCCGAACGATTCGGGCGGCTGCAGGCCCCACGGGCTGAACGCCTTCGGGAAGTCGTCCCACACGACCGGGTCGTTGCGGCGCACCCGCGGCATCTCGGCCGACAGTTCGTAGCGGTTGCCCGCGGCCCAGAAGTAGGTGTAGACGTTGCCGCCCACGCCGTGCCGGCCCGGCCCGACCTCGATCGGGACGCCGTGCCGGCCGAGCTCGTCGGCGGCCAGCTTGAGGTGGTCGAACGACTCCATCCCGAGCGCGTAGTGGTGCAGCGACTTCCCGGCCTCGGGGGTGGAGATGATCGCGATGTCGTGGTGCAGCGTGCTGGCCCGGCACCAGGCCGCGCCGATCACCCCGGGGGCCGGGGCGAAGATGTCGGACACCTGGAAGTCCAGCAGCTCCACCAGGAAGTCGACCAGCGGCTTGGGGTCCTGGGCCTGCACGGTGATGTGGTCGAAGTCCAGCGCGCGGATCCCGCCGCGGTGAGGGGCTTTCGCCGGGTGGAGGTACTGCGGCCCGGTCGAGAGCACCGCGAGTTCCATGACGTGCCCGGACGGCGCCGCGAACTGCAGGGACCGGACGACGCCGGGGTGTTCGTCGGTGCGGGTCTCGGTCACGACACCGGCTTCGGCCAGCCGCTTCGCGTAGTGGTCGAGGTCGTCGACGTCGTCGACCCGCAGAGCGAACCTGCGGACCCCGGTCCCGCCGGCGGTCAGCACCAGGTCGCACCCGCCGTCGATGCCGACGGAAAGCCGCACCGCGCCGTCTGCGCGGCCGAGTTCCTGCATGCCCAGGACGTCGGTGTGGAAGCCGACGGCCTCAGCGAGGTCTGTGACGGCGAGTTCCGCGTGGGCCACCTGTGAAATACCCATCGGGGATCAGCTCCTGTCCATCTTGTCGTAGGGGATGTTCCCGGCGCTTTCCCGCCGGTTGATGCCGAGGGCGTCGAGCTGCCGCGAGTTCTCGACGAGGATCATGCGGACCGGCCCGGCGCCGTCGTTGTAGTGCCGGTGCCAGACCCACGGCGGGGTGTAGACGAAGTCCCCGGCCGACCACCGCAGCGTCCGCGGCCCGATCTCGGAGTAGCCGCTGCCCTCGAGCACGCAGTGCACGGACTCGTGCACGTGGCGCTGGAGGTCGGTCGCCGTCCCGGCCGGGATCTCCTGCAGGTAGAACTCCATCGACTTCGCCGGAACGTCCGCGAGGACGCCGACCCGGCTGGGGTTGCCGGTCACGTCCTCCTCGAGCCACCGGGCACTCGCCGAGCGG
This genomic window from Amycolatopsis mongoliensis contains:
- a CDS encoding peptidylprolyl isomerase, with the translated sequence MKITAWPGKVRLPSSRRGRITTLLVLVVLLGGTGLAWWSARADDLPDDAVFAYGGQIETVTQLQERIQTLKALYGVQPPDQQDTAKSDAFRRDTAKAVAVGMVLDHAAHDRGIVIADKAARDVLTRFISQQIGEGPDARSKFVQALGTTGTSEDAVLDEIKRQLAVSQLFDSVTAGSSVGDGDGEVADAFAKRKAQLDTPERRQLTNIVVKTEEEADRVRTDLEAGTPFETVVAQRSLDGATRDKGGDLGQVTAAQLEDGYAKAAFAAPTGGLFGPVQTAHGWNVGRVRQVLPPQPAVFDQVKDQLKQQLTLEKALATWRGWLGTRLAEANVRYADAYRPADPAAPPQEAPGWSPAPGQVPGQPVPSPVPGQPVPSEVPGSPVPGQVPGQPRPSR
- a CDS encoding 3-carboxyethylcatechol 2,3-dioxygenase, whose translation is MPVAVCALSHSPLIGFNQPAKAVEERVEKAFDHARRFIAGFDPDLVVLFAPDHYNGFFYDMMPPFCIGTRATALGDYDTPAGELSVAKSARTLAKDVLAAGIDVALSERMYVDHGFSQPLQLLFGGLDRVPVVPVFINSVAAPLCPVGRVRQLGTAIGHASAHLDEQRVLFLGSGGLSHDPPVPQLETATAEVAARLIDGRNPTPEERARRQARVIASGLDLAAGTSSMQPINPDWDQQFLDVVSAGELRLVDAWSTEWFAEQAGHSSHEVRTWIAAYAAMAARGKYVMNYRFYEPVPEWVAGFAVTTAVSADA
- a CDS encoding lytic transglycosylase domain-containing protein — its product is MPVLPPLAAPVDHRLGAATGSVAGAGIPATVLDAYRRAEASLGHTSPGCHLTWALLAGIGKIESNHARHGDVDARGTMVRPVYGPALDGSPGFARMVDARSGQFARAAGPMQFIPSTWQKWGTDGSGDGQADVQNVYDSAESAGRYLCAADRDLNTGTGLRSAILGYNNSEDYLNKVMAWMRTYSAGSFAVPDEPGYPGEDPTYDESVASGPARPAAPRPPVTGGAPVVPAPGPTPAAPPARPVPAPTPAPAPAPAPVAGLPISVPAPLDGVVATAGQAVGGLLGSLGTP
- a CDS encoding cupin domain-containing protein produces the protein MTNFDQWMHKLHEMKDYDPERSVPEDLVTRSASARWLEEDVTGNPSRVGVLADVPAKSMEFYLQEIPAGTATDLQRHVHESVHCVLEGSGYSEIGPRTLRWSAGDFVYTPPWVWHRHYNDGAGPVRMILVENSRQLDALGINRRESAGNIPYDKMDRS
- a CDS encoding dihydrodipicolinate synthase family protein — encoded protein: MQKFGVDDLRGVIAVTPTPALPGAAALTARDTVDLGESDRMIRALVADGVDGIITNGTLGEMATLTLAEWQDFSACVADAVSDTAPDLPLFVGATAPNTRDTVDRIRFLRDLGVRGVILGRPMWSELGADTLLAFYRGVAGLFPDMAIVLYDNPEAFKGPIPSAAYAALSEVPQIIGAKYIAITPKFGADMAAVGSRLRLLPLESDWLAAHTLHPETALGCWSSSALCGPEPVLALRDAIRAGDVGTARHLTRRIEWTYEPFLARTNFPEFSKYNITLEKLRFDEAGYVAAGPARPPYHLVPGPYAEGARENGRRWRRLVGEVRDRNS
- a CDS encoding MMPL family transporter, translated to MTAALVVLAGFVGTGLARTRIETGVSSFLPGDDPAVARFDELSRSFGGDPVVVLLESARPGLLLDQPHLPSLVKLEGEFARLPDVAAVYGPGTVLNQAAGRAQDLMAELSGRRDRLRAQAQAEAKQRGASDKAAGQAADSAVAAFDQRYGKLLVQALPAGLPTLKNQAFVTSVVFGADGSPRPQWHFVVPSANAVAILVRPRQNLDQSATERLVRGVRGAVDAAAVDGAKVTVSGVPAIAGALADEVRAELPLLGGAALVAVALCFLLVPWHRRRHRLLPLAGSLVATAVTVALFGWLGRPLSLGVVAFLPVLLGVGSDFPTYLARRADRRVVFAVAAATAAAFGALAFAPLPFVRDLGIALGIGVLVAFAVGLLFRPAVAEPAPVKAYRRRTASLPARLGAGLAVAALAAGGWATLPGLSLQSDVESFAHGLPAFDDAKHVEQVIGSSGEVDAVLHGPDVTSPQALAWLRQAQDVIIARHGDRLRPVVSLPTLLNFLGSVPTKDEITAAVRLLPPYLTGAVLRADGQESVLSFGVRLDDVEGLVGLRDDLLNQLPPAPPGYHAELTGLPIVAARGYELVSGNRFWTNGVGIAVAGLVLAVVLARRKDAVRAVATALVATGTGLLAIWLTGISLTPITMALGSLIAAVGCEFAVLLAEADRGRDHALRRSVLLVGAVSTVGYLALALSRLDAIRQFGLLLAAAVVLSMAAARLVVWLAPGRPRSAPETSPATDALVGVPS
- a CDS encoding LuxR C-terminal-related transcriptional regulator yields the protein MTPPRNGRGHPVPHVVLREVRAVTTRARSVLGGDPDPDVPDDFPAAEAALAELAERVGELAAAGRAGAVLDLFIEVSDVRERLRQARLDLRVRVHTQVQEALTRLQDARSVARLAECVPEAVCRLGFDRALFSEIRESVWVPQSCTVLGDPAWAAEILRIGRAESPVLDRTVVETEAVRRRRALLVTDAQREARGLPCLVEAARLESYVVAPVVGDDGVLGLVHADRYVQGRQVDEFDREVFGAFAQGLGIAFRRTVLVERLHSLRTEVGRFTMTLADAMDRILDTGHPAAPVVGDPVVPPPGPVPVRSFVESALTPRQLEVLRLMGDGRTNAAIATRLTISEDTAKSHVKQILRKLGAANRAEAVSLFLRTQQGRATPESA
- a CDS encoding MlaD family protein — protein: MRIPSGLVPHIRTLVLAVFIAACAGLFGYLWLNSGGRLPGISRAGYTAEVQLRTASNLVYDSDITIAGVKVGKVEALRTEGDVAHVTMRLDRNAPLHEGATVQVRNKTLIEETYLEITDGHGPALPSGTALPPSAGKEAVELDDVLTSLDRPTKESLGTLVRSLGAGTKDTKQGVSEALQGLGDLGREGHGALAALAAQSGDLQQLTGNTAKLLAALDTRQGQLADLVTDADKLTQATAGSDTELREVLRQLPGLMDTAKNASGGLSRLSPALGPVAGGLNAAAPDLDAALRELPATSADLRGLLPSLSGVLDAAPGTLQRVPAVSADASKFLPTLNVALGDVNPMLSYLVPYGRDVAAFFTNIGQVTARGDANGNAIRLFMVFNEQSVKGLPLNVDVGPLKKNNPYPAPGQSANPGPFTGSYPRVEQDPPK
- a CDS encoding VOC family protein, whose translation is MGISQVAHAELAVTDLAEAVGFHTDVLGMQELGRADGAVRLSVGIDGGCDLVLTAGGTGVRRFALRVDDVDDLDHYAKRLAEAGVVTETRTDEHPGVVRSLQFAAPSGHVMELAVLSTGPQYLHPAKAPHRGGIRALDFDHITVQAQDPKPLVDFLVELLDFQVSDIFAPAPGVIGAAWCRASTLHHDIAIISTPEAGKSLHHYALGMESFDHLKLAADELGRHGVPIEVGPGRHGVGGNVYTYFWAAGNRYELSAEMPRVRRNDPVVWDDFPKAFSPWGLQPPESFGHAS